In Cicer arietinum cultivar CDC Frontier isolate Library 1 chromosome 7, Cicar.CDCFrontier_v2.0, whole genome shotgun sequence, the genomic window atcaaaatttgcatcaaaagataaaatatctaCAATCaaacaaagaataaaaaaatccCCATACATGCTCACAGTTAAAAACCTCTCTCAACCTTTATGCTGTGGCCGTTTGAACACTTGTTCCTGCTGGCACACCACACTATCCATCCAATCCTCAAACCATGCTTATTGACACCAATTGTTGTTGGTGGATCAGATATAGCTTAACAAAATGCAAATCTTCGAGTCTAAGTGATACATGAACACATCTGTGACAAAGCTACAAAAACAAATCGACGCATAACCTTCACTCATCTACAAAACTCATGGTTCATgcattcaattttattttttctcttttctttttaattcctCCCTTGGGAATGTTCCATCCTTGGTCCAACTTGAGTATATCTTATTCGGTTTTTCGTTGAAATAGAGCAGTGAATTCATTATTATTGTTTAGAAAAATCTCCTCCTAAAATTCCTGGTTGTCGTTTGGTATGATCGTATGAGTAATCCAACGCCAATGCCAATCCCTACACACATCCCAAGGCCGATTCCAACACCAACTCTAACACCAGCATTGAACCATGTGAGTTGTCCATCCTCGCCGGGATACATTTCTTGAGAGTAGAAACCGTGAGCCATCTTCCCATCAAGATCGTAATCATCAACTTCCGACCCTGTTATCTGCAAGATATCATGAATGTAAATCAATCTGCATTTTAACAAACCCTAAGACTCAAATAAAACAGTGAAGCTAAACATATAAACTACCAATATATTGACCAACGCAAAATAAACAATTCACTCGGTAACCAATAAAAACTAGAAAGTTGAATTATTTTATGGAGAAACGGAATCACTATAAGAATTGTAACATAATTGCATACAGAAGGTAGTGTTAACAATCTTGAATAGCAGAGCAGACAGCATAGCGACTGACTCGAAAATGTTACAGCAAGATAGCGATTGGCTGGATGAAATATCACAGTTATGATACTATTAAGCTCAAATACTGTTATGGTACTATTTAACTGGAAGTTCCTAAAGTATCCCAATCAAAAAgctctaaattttaaatttcaagagatattttttggaatttcgTGTAGTGCTATAGCGGCCACAACAACCACTATTTTGGCTGTTAAAGTAGCCGCTACACTAAACAGCTCCTGTAATGCATGTCTTGTAGTGGTTAGGGCCCACTATGCTATACTACACTACAGCACCACTATAGTACGCTATTGACAATACTAACAGAAGGTCAAATGCTTGgcatttaaattaaaagcaTAAGGAATAGCTAAAAGAAGGGATACAATTTATATACATTCAACCATAATGCCTCTGATAGCAATAAGAATAGAAGATAGGAACCAGTTCAGCATACAACACTCAGCATAAAATTTATAAGACCGAGTTTATCAGCATTGAAGAACTAAGTAAAATGATACCTCACCATCCACTGATAGTGCCTCATAAACCAAGGCGGGATGCATAGCTCCCAACCTTGGTCCATGATTGACAATTTACACTTTccatgactttttttttttgaatttctcATATTTAAGGGTCTAACCTAACAACGACCTACAATTGAAGGAGCCAAAATGGATATTCATTCTTACTAGGTAACAAAAGTACTAGACTGGATTACAGTATAAAAATGGTTTGAAATGACtgtaaaagaaaatagaataCCATATAACTATCACTTCATATAGGACTCGTTAAGATCCTAAAAGTAATCAAACTTAACTCAGACGTGTGTCAGTGTGTCTATATAAGAAATATCAAATATGTAAACTTTATGGTGCAATGTTAAAACTTTCAGGGTGTCATTTCTGAGCAATGACTTTGACATGCCGAAGATCGTAGTCCTTCACATCTCAAGGATAACTCAGACGTTCCCAATGTTATCAATTGCAGATCGCCGAAAATAATTGTTTGATCAAATTCCGCTACACTATAGTGTAACTACAGCTGTTATTCGACAACACTCTTAACTAAATAGTATTATCACGAACAatagcaatttgttcaaatttttctATGCTAAGGACCACTAGCATGTTATAGCCGCTAGTTCAATCAAAAGTGATTTTTGATCCTAAAAGAACATTAGACAAAAAATGACAATATCACATCACCATAAGAAACAATCAAATGCACCACAaatttttacattgtcaaaGCATAATCATCAAACTCAACAAAAAAACACACCTACCAATTTAAATTGAGAACTCAtactaaatgaataaaatgcttagaattaagaaacaaaaaatacCTGCAATTTGGGGTGTGGAATCAATCCATTCATACTCATACCACCACTAACATGATCCTTCTCCATCATATTCATTTCCTCATCTTCAGGAATAGCATCCAAAATAGCATGTCTAGGAACTCTCCTCCTAGGACTCATCGAAATCGTCTTACTCAAAATCACAGGCACACCAGAACAACATCCAGCAACATAAACTTCCACCGAAGGAGCCGAAACACCGAACTTCGGCCGAAAAAATGCCGAAGAACCCGACCCAATTGACCCAACGGCCACATGACAATCCATAGTCCAACCCGACCCATTTCCCCAATCAGCATCCAACCGTTCCAACGACCCACAAAGAAACAACCCCTCTTTTTCATACACCTCAAATTCAGCACCACCGGTGATCCTCACATTATCGGTGCTGACGTAGGTAACCTCGGCGGACTCTTTATCAATACGGTCACGGCGGAGGGGAAGCGGCGGAGCGGAATTATTTGCAGGAATTGGCGAACCGTTGATTACAAGAGAAAAACCGATTTCTCGCTTTGGGTGACATAGGGTTAAACGTTCGGGAACGTTATTGATTAAACAAGGTGAGATACGAACGTAGAAGAGGCGAATTTCAAGCCACGATCTGTGACTTTTTAGGGATGAAAAGTTTAACGAGTTTTCGCTCTTTGCAATAGCTTCGTCGTTTTGATCCATATAACAGAGAGTTTAATATCGAATAAATCGGAATTTGTGAATGGGGCTTTGGAGTTTTGATGAAATTGGGAAGTGACGCAGAAAGAAAAAAGTGAAGTTTGGGTGTGGAAAATTGGGGAGAAATGTTTGAGTTAATT contains:
- the LOC101495611 gene encoding uncharacterized protein At1g01500, giving the protein MDQNDEAIAKSENSLNFSSLKSHRSWLEIRLFYVRISPCLINNVPERLTLCHPKREIGFSLVINGSPIPANNSAPPLPLRRDRIDKESAEVTYVSTDNVRITGGAEFEVYEKEGLFLCGSLERLDADWGNGSGWTMDCHVAVGSIGSGSSAFFRPKFGVSAPSVEVYVAGCCSGVPVILSKTISMSPRRRVPRHAILDAIPEDEEMNMMEKDHVSGGMSMNGLIPHPKLQITGSEVDDYDLDGKMAHGFYSQEMYPGEDGQLTWFNAGVRVGVGIGLGMCVGIGIGVGLLIRSYQTTTRNFRRRFF